The following proteins come from a genomic window of Lolium rigidum isolate FL_2022 chromosome 5, APGP_CSIRO_Lrig_0.1, whole genome shotgun sequence:
- the LOC124653983 gene encoding CD2 antigen cytoplasmic tail-binding protein 2, translated as MEPTAPQRGTKRPLPGGGDDDDDRSDLADRKVRFPKGKKAKHRDPSAAGGSGQAGEAEEDIDSLMNPELAAVKRARRRHRREGDDAQGTANVKGFEMRYKDDANFIDDGIEIEPFNLDQEREEGYFDDNGNFVEFARGNDMKDAWLDNVEVDTKYAEKFQKEKDKEEEFQDLSSDDIGKIKKRIADMLEADETIIQALKRLKSSSTDERGRMTEETQRMFNELTEAAMKLMENGEYNVYSDDRETFVREAEGYERLKRARLGIPEVEEDIFADTTEDDPSTSSLLEMDRGLSAANTSTTNAITDDDDSNLDMFGDNDDTDATHDSDVKTVDAGCNPDPVPQDASRTSGVEKAGNGSVDSDYVYDPTSGYYYSSSTGYYYDSASGCYCSASTGTWYSYDEQSGTYNEMQGEQTGVHTEVQRDGVTE; from the exons ATGGAGCCCACGGCGCCGCAGCGAGGCACCAAGCGCCCCctccccggcggcggcgacgacgacgatgaccgcTCCGACCTCGC GGACCGCAAGGTGCGGTTCCCCAAGGGGAAGAAGGCCAAGCACCGcgacccctccgccgccggcggGAGCGGGCAGGCaggcgaggcggaggaggacatcGACAGCCTCATGAACCCCGAGCTCGCCGCGGTGAAGCGGGCGCGGCGCCGCCACCGCAGGGAAGGGGACGACGCGCAGGGCACCGCCAATGTCAAGGGCTTCGAAATGCGCTACAAG GATGATGCCAACTTTATCGATGATGGTATTGAGATTGAACCTTTTAACTTGGATCAAGAGAGAGAAGAAGGATACTTCGATGATAATGGCAACTTTGTGGAGTTTGCAAGAGGCAATGATATGAAG GATGCCTGGCTGGACAATGTCGAGGTTGACACAAAGTATGCTGAAAAGTTCCAAAAGGAAAAGGACAAAGAAGAGGAGTTCCAGGACCTCTCTTCCGATGATATTGGAAAGATAAAAAAGAGAATAGCAGACATGCTTGAGGCAGATGAAACG ATAATTCAGGCTCTGAAAAGATTGAAGAGTTCATCCACTGATGAACGTGGACGAATGACTGAGGAGACACAGCGTATGTTTAATGAGCTGACAGAAGCTGCCATGAAGCTAATGGAGAACGGGGAGTACA ATGTGTATTCAGATGACCGGGAGACATTTGTACGTGAGGCTG AGGGTTATGAACGTCTAAAGCGTGCTCGACTTGGTATACCAGAAGTTGAAGAAGATATCTTTGCAGACACCACAGAGGATGACCCAAGTACCTCGTCCTTACTGGAGATGGACCGTGGTCTGTCAGCCGCCAATACCTCCACGACAAATGCTATAACAGATGATGATGATAGTAACCTTGACATGTTTGGAGACAATGACGACACTGATGCCACTCATGATTCTGATGTGAAAACTGTAGATGCAGGTTGCAATCCTGATCCAGTACCACAAGACGCTTCCCGAACCTCAGGTGTAGAGA AAGCTGGCAATGGAAGTGTGGACTCAGATTATGTCTATGATCCAACCTCTGG GTACTACTATAGCAGCAGCACAGGCTACTATTATGATTCTGCATCTGGGTGTTATTGCTCTGCATCTACAGGAACCTG GTACTCGTACGACGAACAATCAGGCACATACAACGAAATGCAGGGCGAACAAACTGGCGTGCACACAGAAGTACAGAGAGATGGTGTCACGGAGTAG